The following proteins are co-located in the Frankiaceae bacterium genome:
- a CDS encoding acyl-CoA thioesterase, whose product MSLEPRPVAASRCTLSRIMTALDANLHGNIHGGVIMKLVDDAAGVVAARHSGGRAVTAAMDEMVFLVPVHVGDLVHAHAQVNWAGRTSMEIGVRVEAERWDEVGEALHTSTAYLVYVGLDSRGKPRDVPPVLLDESDEKAARRFREAEIRRTHRLARREAIKRSREA is encoded by the coding sequence GTGAGCCTCGAACCCCGCCCCGTCGCCGCCTCCCGTTGCACGCTGTCGCGGATCATGACCGCGCTCGACGCCAACCTGCACGGCAACATCCACGGCGGCGTGATCATGAAGCTGGTCGACGACGCGGCCGGCGTCGTCGCCGCCCGCCACTCGGGCGGCCGCGCGGTGACCGCGGCGATGGACGAGATGGTGTTCCTCGTGCCGGTGCACGTCGGCGACCTCGTGCACGCGCACGCGCAGGTCAACTGGGCGGGCCGGACGTCCATGGAGATCGGGGTCCGCGTCGAGGCGGAGCGCTGGGACGAGGTCGGCGAGGCGCTGCACACGTCGACGGCGTACCTCGTCTACGTCGGCCTCGACTCCCGCGGCAAGCCGCGCGACGTACCGCCCGTCCTGCTCGACGAGAGCGACGAGAAGGCGGCGCGGCGGTTCAGGGAGGCGGAGATCCGCCGTA